In a single window of the Poecile atricapillus isolate bPoeAtr1 chromosome 27, bPoeAtr1.hap1, whole genome shotgun sequence genome:
- the LOC131588684 gene encoding feather keratin Cos2-2-like, whose amino-acid sequence MSCPEKCQQCQPCNPCCQSCGPCPLASSCNECCVRQCQSSHVVIEPPAVLVTLPGPILSSFPQNTAVGSSTSAAVGSILSSDGVPISSGGFDISCITNCYGGSRCCRPC is encoded by the coding sequence ATGTCCTGCCCTGAgaagtgccagcagtgccagccctgcaacCCTTGCTGCCAGTCCTGCGGCCCCTGCCcgctggccagcagctgcaatgagtgctgtgtcaggcagtgccagagctcccATGTCGTCATTGAGCCgcctgctgtgctggtgaccctgcccggccccatcctcagctccttcccacagaaCACCGCCGTGGGATCCTCCACCTCCGCTGCCGTTGGCAGCATCCTCAGCTCTGACGGAGTGCCCATCAGCTCCGGGGGCTTTGACATCTCCTGCATCACCAACTGCTACGGTGGCAGCAGATGTTGCCGTCCTTGCTAA